In Cetobacterium sp. 8H, one genomic interval encodes:
- a CDS encoding MerR family DNA-binding transcriptional regulator, producing MKEYLTIGDVSKLKGVSVKSLRYYADLGILVPAYINKETGYRYYKPHQLIIVDLICFCIGLDIPLKNFHNYIKENNVIDVENIIADGRVITQQKIAELTRNLCNIESASKYLTVNQEINNHIKQYSHNYNERFFLVKPWNHNCTDMSNFITQITNLYQKSKSYNLKITYNHGILRHFHKKGNESFIFLEVNKPDVLTSDFMIIPKGIYACEFFFNENIFKAEEKYFKSNQFSNGSLVITREVYQAKIESYTTPFEVQVFTLQ from the coding sequence ATGAAGGAATATTTAACAATAGGAGATGTATCTAAACTAAAGGGGGTTAGCGTGAAATCACTACGCTATTATGCTGATCTTGGTATACTAGTGCCAGCGTATATAAATAAAGAAACAGGTTATCGATATTACAAACCCCATCAGCTTATAATTGTAGATTTAATCTGCTTTTGCATTGGCTTAGATATTCCCCTTAAAAATTTTCATAACTACATTAAAGAAAATAATGTTATTGATGTGGAAAATATTATTGCCGATGGTAGGGTAATTACTCAACAAAAAATTGCAGAGTTGACCAGAAACTTATGTAATATCGAAAGTGCTTCTAAATATCTTACAGTAAATCAAGAAATTAATAACCATATAAAACAATACTCACATAACTATAATGAGCGATTTTTTCTTGTAAAACCATGGAATCATAATTGTACAGATATGAGTAATTTTATTACACAGATAACTAATCTGTATCAAAAATCAAAAAGTTATAATTTAAAAATTACATACAATCATGGTATTTTAAGACACTTCCACAAAAAAGGAAATGAAAGTTTTATTTTTTTAGAGGTTAATAAGCCTGATGTACTAACCAGTGATTTTATGATTATACCTAAAGGCATCTATGCATGTGAGTTTTTTTTTAATGAGAATATCTTTAAGGCAGAAGAAAAATATTTTAAAAGCAACCAGTTTTCTAATGGTAGCCTGGTCATAACTCGAGAAGTTTATCAAGCAAAGATCGAAAGCTATACAACGCCCTTTGAAGTGCAGGTATTTACACTACAGTGA
- a CDS encoding MATE family efflux transporter produces MTNNKQFYNYVIPSIGSMLVIGLYFVVDGMFVGRGVGINGLAAVNLATPFISILTSVTMMITMGGATIASIYLGMTEHKKANNTFNTSMQLTILFATAMSIISIFFSTKIAQMLGASQILVNDTAIYIKYYVAFGIFFCSSMTLSAFVRNDGNPNLAFWGMIIGALSNIFLDWLFIFPFQMGLIGAAIASGLGQLLSCLILLTHFIFKKGVLRFAIPIKEKGLITQIIKVGTPEFITQSGRSITVLCYNLVVLDMLGEIGLSAFSVISYLIIIIIALFLGVAQGIQPLLSRSFGQNEKAKETFFFRKGLKLNILLSLIIYIIMIFFGENIISLFNSDSEMIRIAYNCIIIYGGSFVFAAINIVYTTYFLATKRTMPAIVIAILRSVVFNTIFIFLMPTLLGKQGIWLGIIVVEVFVMIVSLVWYKKILLIKTSKQMLNWSYQSKS; encoded by the coding sequence ATGACCAATAATAAACAATTTTATAATTATGTAATACCATCTATTGGTTCCATGTTGGTAATAGGACTATATTTTGTAGTCGATGGTATGTTTGTAGGTAGAGGTGTTGGCATTAATGGATTGGCTGCTGTAAATTTAGCTACACCCTTTATATCAATTTTAACATCCGTTACCATGATGATTACAATGGGAGGAGCAACAATAGCTTCGATTTATTTAGGGATGACTGAGCACAAAAAAGCAAATAATACTTTTAATACCAGTATGCAATTAACAATATTGTTTGCAACTGCAATGAGTATCATAAGCATATTTTTTTCGACTAAAATTGCACAAATGCTAGGAGCAAGTCAGATTTTAGTAAATGATACAGCGATTTATATTAAATATTATGTGGCATTTGGAATCTTTTTTTGTAGTTCCATGACTCTATCAGCATTTGTTAGAAATGACGGAAATCCTAATCTTGCCTTTTGGGGAATGATAATAGGTGCACTTAGTAATATCTTTTTAGATTGGTTATTTATTTTCCCTTTTCAAATGGGTTTAATTGGTGCTGCAATTGCCTCAGGGCTAGGGCAACTATTATCATGTTTAATACTTTTAACACATTTTATTTTTAAGAAAGGAGTGCTTAGGTTTGCAATACCTATTAAAGAAAAGGGTCTTATAACGCAAATAATCAAGGTTGGAACCCCAGAATTTATTACGCAATCAGGGCGATCGATTACAGTTCTTTGCTATAACTTAGTGGTGCTAGATATGTTGGGTGAAATTGGGTTATCGGCATTTTCTGTTATTTCCTATCTAATTATTATTATTATCGCATTATTTTTAGGAGTTGCACAAGGTATTCAACCATTATTGAGTCGTAGTTTTGGACAAAATGAGAAAGCAAAAGAAACTTTTTTCTTTAGGAAAGGGTTAAAGCTTAATATTTTGCTATCTTTAATCATATATATCATTATGATTTTTTTTGGAGAAAATATAATCAGTTTATTTAATAGTGACTCTGAGATGATTAGAATAGCATATAACTGCATTATTATTTATGGAGGTTCATTTGTATTTGCAGCCATAAATATCGTTTATACAACTTACTTTCTTGCTACAAAAAGAACAATGCCAGCTATTGTAATTGCAATATTAAGAAGTGTTGTTTTCAATACTATTTTTATATTTTTAATGCCAACACTATTGGGCAAACAAGGTATTTGGCTTGGAATCATAGTTGTAGAAGTTTTCGTAATGATAGTCAGTCTAGTATGGTACAAAAAAATTTTACTAATAAAGACTTCTAAGCAAATGTTAAATTGGAGCTACCAAAGCAAATCTTAA